The genomic region CGCGGACGTCCACCCCGACGAGCCAGAGCACCGAGCCGGCCACGCAACCGTCCGCCGACCCGTCACCGGCACCGGCGCCGACGAAATCCAGCAAGAAGTAACCCGTGCTCCGGGGGAATGATCTGGCGGGCCGCGTTCGAAGCATCGGACGCGGTTTTGCCGTGACCGCCGCGCTCGGCACGGCGGCAGGGGCGGCCGCCGCCGGCTACGGGCTGTGGGAGAAGAACCAGTTCGAACTCCGGGAGGAGACCCTTCCCATCCTGCCGGCCGGCTTCGGCCCGTTCCGGATCCTTCATCTCTCCGACATCCACTTCGTTCCGGGCCAGCACCGGAAGGCCCGGTGGCTGTCGTCCCTAGCCGAGCTGAAGCCGGACCTCGTGGTGAACACCGGCGACAACCTCAGCCATGCCAAGGGCGTGGACCCCCTCGTGGCGGCCCTGCGTCCCCTGCTGGAGTTCCCCGGCGTGTTCGTTCCCGGTTCCAACGACTACTTCGGCCCCAGCTTCAAGAACCCGGCCTCCTACCTGCGGGGGCCCTCGGCCCAGCGCAAGGACCCGGAGAAACTCGACTGGCCGCGGCTGCGCTCAGAGTTCGGCATGTCCGGCTGGGTGGATCTGACCAACCGCTGCCAGTCCCTCGTGCTCAAGGGCATCCGCTTCGACTTCTCCGGCGTCGACGATCCCCACCTGCGCCTCGAACGGTACGCGGGCTGGCCGCGCGGCACCAAGGGCCGGGACGCCGATCCGCACCTGCGCGTCGCCGTGGCGCACGCGCCCTACCAGCGCGTCCTCGACCACTTCACCCAGGCCGGAGCCGACCTCCTGCTGGCCGGCCACACCCACGGCGGGCAGATCTGCATCCCGGGCTACGGGGCACTCGTGACCAACTGCGACCTTCCCACCTGGCGGGCCCGGGGCCTGCAAGCGTGGGAAAGCAACGGGAGCACGACGCCGGTGAACGTTTCCGGGGGCATCGGCACCTCCCGCTTCGCCCCGGTCCGCATCGCCTGCCGTCCCGAAGCAGTCCTGCTCACGCTGACCTCCCGCGCCTAGCCCTGCGCGGGCGCCTCCCGAGCCCAGCGGGTGGACATGCTCCCCCGTACCGCCTCCGCCGGGGAATGCCCTCCCGTCATGCTCCAACCCAGTGGACATGCCCTCCGCTGACCGCGGGCACTGGACATATGGGCATCATGCCCACCGCACAAGGCCAGGGCTGGACATGTCCCACCGGGAATGGCACGGCGACCGGACATGTCCTCCCCTCCAGGCTCAAGCAATAAACACGCCCTCCTCCGCGCTCCTCGATGCTGGACATGCCCTCCCTTTGTGCCCCCCGCCCAGTGACCATGCCCTCCCCTGACCGC from Arthrobacter sp. NicSoilB8 harbors:
- a CDS encoding metallophosphoesterase, which encodes MLRGNDLAGRVRSIGRGFAVTAALGTAAGAAAAGYGLWEKNQFELREETLPILPAGFGPFRILHLSDIHFVPGQHRKARWLSSLAELKPDLVVNTGDNLSHAKGVDPLVAALRPLLEFPGVFVPGSNDYFGPSFKNPASYLRGPSAQRKDPEKLDWPRLRSEFGMSGWVDLTNRCQSLVLKGIRFDFSGVDDPHLRLERYAGWPRGTKGRDADPHLRVAVAHAPYQRVLDHFTQAGADLLLAGHTHGGQICIPGYGALVTNCDLPTWRARGLQAWESNGSTTPVNVSGGIGTSRFAPVRIACRPEAVLLTLTSRA